From the Paludisphaera mucosa genome, one window contains:
- a CDS encoding esterase/lipase family protein, with translation MPIAHLVLAASTLLGWSDITIQPARGDRGFSASHPSVAAMDRPSPRTLETLSRYDLEKRYRKDPEHAILSLEKIARNQPSAELVYALAELSWVDGGKNERWRKTQAVGRYLDAVAYAHDYLFDPELAEGRAPADPRYRVACEIYNAGLERIIRAAQAQDPIDPQGKIKLKAGDREHELQVALDANSPWKPADIHKLLPTTDFEVGGLATSRNSYGIGVPLIGVREADAKRADRPPAERFYPPEMAFPLTAFLVPNSRLRDPVEDVNQVRQCTLRLVDPLLYQLVGEPPTQIALETDLTTPLAYMWSRTDLERFRWSGLMRPEQALERANLVMIRPYEPGKIPVVMVHGLISSPLAWIPMLDELERDPMIRDRYQFLLYMYPTGVPLPIAAANLRDALTQAKSMYNPDGREPDFDRMVLLGHSMGGLLSHCMVLSSGEQLWQLNSDQTFEDILGPPDVLAQLKRLLFFEPLPFVKRVVFLATPHRGSDLSRSMIGRVSTNLIADPDSIHKLLSQLVKDNPDAFKGRFRRFPSSIETLATDSPTLTAILEMKLASDVVLHSVIGSVRPDDRRQTTDGVVPYRSSHLEGVASEKIVRSDHGVQKDPLAVREVRRILHEHLGLKAPAPTPRDPAETPGSHAASATARAGEEPALPTLPR, from the coding sequence ATGCCGATCGCCCATCTCGTCCTGGCGGCCTCCACGCTGCTGGGATGGTCGGACATCACGATCCAGCCCGCTCGCGGGGACCGCGGTTTCTCCGCGTCCCATCCCAGCGTCGCCGCCATGGACCGGCCCAGCCCGCGGACGCTCGAGACCCTGAGCCGCTACGACCTCGAGAAGCGGTATCGCAAGGACCCCGAGCACGCGATCTTGAGCCTGGAGAAGATCGCCCGCAACCAGCCCAGCGCCGAGCTGGTCTACGCGCTCGCCGAGCTTTCGTGGGTCGACGGCGGCAAGAACGAACGCTGGCGCAAGACGCAGGCGGTAGGCCGCTATCTCGACGCCGTCGCCTACGCCCACGACTACCTGTTCGACCCCGAGCTGGCCGAGGGCCGCGCCCCGGCCGACCCCCGCTACCGCGTGGCCTGCGAGATCTACAACGCCGGCCTCGAACGGATCATCCGGGCCGCCCAGGCGCAGGATCCGATCGACCCCCAGGGGAAGATCAAGCTCAAGGCCGGCGACCGCGAGCACGAGCTGCAGGTCGCGCTCGACGCCAACTCCCCGTGGAAGCCGGCGGACATCCACAAGCTGCTGCCGACCACCGATTTCGAGGTCGGCGGCCTGGCGACCAGCCGCAACTCGTACGGCATCGGCGTCCCCCTCATCGGCGTCCGCGAGGCCGACGCCAAGCGGGCCGACCGGCCGCCCGCCGAGCGGTTCTACCCGCCCGAGATGGCCTTCCCGCTGACCGCCTTCCTCGTCCCCAACTCGCGGCTCCGAGACCCGGTCGAGGACGTCAACCAGGTCCGCCAGTGCACGCTCCGGCTCGTCGACCCCCTGCTCTACCAGCTCGTCGGCGAGCCGCCGACGCAGATCGCGCTCGAGACCGACCTGACGACCCCCCTGGCCTACATGTGGTCGCGGACCGACCTGGAGCGATTCCGCTGGTCGGGCCTCATGCGGCCCGAGCAGGCCCTCGAACGCGCCAACCTCGTGATGATCCGCCCTTACGAGCCGGGGAAGATCCCGGTGGTCATGGTCCACGGCCTGATCAGCAGCCCGCTCGCCTGGATCCCGATGCTCGACGAGCTCGAGCGCGACCCGATGATCCGCGACAGGTACCAGTTCCTCCTCTACATGTATCCGACCGGCGTGCCGCTGCCGATCGCCGCGGCCAACCTCCGCGACGCGCTGACGCAGGCCAAGTCGATGTACAACCCCGACGGCCGCGAGCCCGACTTCGACCGCATGGTCCTGCTGGGACACTCGATGGGCGGGCTGCTGAGCCATTGCATGGTCCTTTCCAGCGGCGAGCAGCTCTGGCAGCTCAACTCGGACCAGACCTTCGAGGACATCCTCGGCCCTCCCGACGTGCTCGCCCAGCTCAAGCGGCTGCTCTTCTTCGAGCCCCTGCCGTTCGTGAAGCGGGTCGTCTTCCTGGCCACGCCGCACCGGGGCTCGGACCTCTCGCGGAGCATGATCGGCCGGGTCAGCACGAACCTGATCGCGGATCCGGATTCCATCCACAAGCTCTTGAGCCAGCTCGTGAAGGACAACCCGGACGCCTTCAAGGGCCGATTCCGGCGGTTCCCGTCGAGCATCGAGACCCTGGCGACCGATTCGCCGACCCTGACGGCCATCCTGGAAATGAAGCTCGCGTCGGACGTCGTCCTGCACTCGGTCATCGGCTCGGTGCGGCCCGACGACCGCCGCCAGACCACCGACGGCGTCGTCCCCTATCGCAGCTCGCACCTGGAAGGCGTCGCCTCCGAGAAGATCGTGCGGTCCGACCACGGCGTGCAGAAGGATCCCCTCGCGGTCCGCGAGGTGCGCCGGATCCTGCACGAGCACCTGGGGCTCAAGGCCCCCGCGCCCACGCCTCGCGACCCCGCCGAGACGCCGGGCTCGCACGCCGCGTCGGCCACCGCCCGCGCCGGCGAAGAGCCCGCCCTCCCCACGCTTCCCCGCTGA
- a CDS encoding HlyD family secretion protein has translation MFKKLIRIVAGVVALAVLALGAFLFFDAQQRSKLPAGIVSGNGRIESVQVDVSAKYPGRVVRIFAHEGDLVRTSQVLAQIDTAELDAELAGGKAKIAEAVGNEVRIKADILTKEATLRYQDQEFARNRELFNRRVISREEMEQSMTKRDIARSDLEAEKAKLKVNERTIEAATADVQNTQAKIVDSTLVSPVNGRVLYRLAEEREVLGAGGKVLTLVNLDDVYMEIFLPSDEAARIDLGAEARIVLDAVPEYAAKANVTFISPEAQFTPKQVETRTERDKLMFRVKLKVPHDLLLPYIERIKTGVRGVGYVKLDPATPWPEKLERRFPPPRKSVAPKPPDEPKPAEAKSADPAPAPEATPKAVEAPAKDAAPAPAAKPSN, from the coding sequence ATGTTCAAGAAGTTGATCCGCATCGTGGCCGGGGTCGTCGCGCTCGCCGTGCTGGCGCTAGGGGCGTTCCTCTTCTTCGACGCCCAGCAGCGGTCGAAGCTGCCCGCGGGCATCGTCTCGGGCAACGGCCGGATCGAGTCGGTGCAGGTGGACGTCTCGGCCAAGTATCCCGGCCGGGTGGTGCGGATCTTCGCCCATGAGGGCGACCTGGTGAGGACCTCGCAGGTGCTCGCCCAGATCGACACCGCCGAGCTGGACGCCGAGCTGGCCGGCGGCAAGGCCAAGATCGCCGAGGCCGTCGGCAACGAGGTCAGGATCAAGGCCGACATCCTCACCAAGGAGGCGACGCTCCGCTACCAGGACCAGGAGTTCGCCCGCAACCGCGAGCTGTTCAATCGCCGGGTGATCTCGCGCGAGGAGATGGAGCAGTCGATGACGAAGCGCGACATCGCCCGCTCGGATCTCGAAGCCGAGAAGGCCAAGCTCAAGGTCAACGAGCGGACGATCGAGGCCGCGACGGCCGACGTCCAGAACACGCAGGCCAAGATCGTCGACTCCACGCTGGTCTCGCCCGTCAACGGCCGGGTGCTCTACCGGCTGGCCGAGGAGCGGGAAGTTCTGGGGGCGGGGGGCAAGGTGCTGACGCTCGTCAACCTCGACGACGTCTACATGGAGATCTTCCTCCCCTCCGACGAGGCGGCGCGGATCGACCTCGGCGCCGAGGCGCGGATCGTCCTCGACGCCGTCCCGGAGTATGCGGCCAAGGCCAACGTCACGTTCATCTCGCCCGAGGCCCAGTTTACTCCCAAGCAGGTCGAGACCCGTACCGAGCGCGACAAGCTCATGTTCCGGGTCAAGCTCAAGGTCCCGCACGATCTGCTGCTGCCGTACATCGAGCGGATCAAGACGGGCGTCCGCGGCGTGGGTTACGTCAAGCTCGACCCCGCGACGCCCTGGCCCGAGAAGCTCGAACGCCGTTTCCCCCCGCCCAGGAAGAGCGTCGCCCCGAAGCCGCCGGACGAGCCGAAGCCGGCCGAAGCCAAGTCGGCCGACCCGGCGCCGGCCCCCGAAGCGACCCCGAAGGCCGTCGAGGCCCCCGCCAAGGACGCCGCGCCGGCCCCGGCCGCGAAACCCTCGAACTAG
- the rbbA gene encoding ribosome-associated ATPase/putative transporter RbbA, whose amino-acid sequence MSTGATPVARVDAVSHAYGRSSRALDDVTAEFPSGCMIGLIGPDGVGKSTLMGLVAGSKKVQSGKVMVLGGDIADQRHRRDVCTRIAYMPQGLGKNLYPELSVYENIDFFARLFGLSTAERRERIPALLEATGLGPFPQRPAGKLSGGMKQKVSLCGALIHDPDLLILDEPTTGVDPLSRRQFWTLIDTIRATRPGMSVLVSTAYMDEAQRFDWLMAMDAGRIMATGTVAEILERTGADDLEAAFVALLPEEKRGGRTKLTIPPRVESEGGPAIVAKNLTKKFGGFTAVDDVSFTIPRGEIFGFLGSNGCGKSTTMKMLTGLLPATSGEALLFGKTIDAGSVEVRKRVGYMSQAFSLYGELTVSQNLWLHARLFHLPPDQMGPRIDSLVDRFGLRPYLDAASEQLPLGLRQRLSLAVAVIHQPEILILDEPTSGVDPVARDEFWELLIELSRNESITIFITTHFMNEALRCDRISLMHAGRVLACDDPRTLIAARNAPDLETAFIGYIEDAIGAGSEAGKDEKAREALTKALASDTSEGPHAGAGNEYLSPRRLLAYSRRETLEILRDPVRLAFAFVGSILLMLVFGYGITTDVENIRYAVLDDDRSPASRGLDEAFDTSRSFLRKTPVQSPDSAEERLKADDVSMVLEVMPNFGRNLIKGQSPEARATIDGSNPFRAETIKQYSEATHLTHMEDVYRTEYAGKTMAVSSTIQPRFRYNPSFESVYAIVPSVPPILMILIPAILMAVSVAREKELGSIVNFYVSPTTRLDFLIGKQLPYLAIGMINFVLLTLVALFVFGVPIKGSGITLALCAVLYVAATTTLGLVISGITSSQVAAVFVTTILTMVPTTQFSGMLQPVSTLIGGARVVGSIWPTTYYMHASVGAFTKALGPRLLLNDALVLAAFVPALMLLAVAALRPQEV is encoded by the coding sequence ATGTCCACCGGAGCCACGCCCGTCGCGCGGGTCGATGCCGTCTCCCACGCCTACGGCCGGTCGTCGCGCGCGCTCGACGACGTGACGGCCGAGTTCCCCTCGGGCTGCATGATCGGTTTGATCGGCCCCGACGGCGTCGGCAAGTCGACGTTGATGGGGCTGGTGGCCGGGTCGAAAAAGGTGCAGTCGGGCAAGGTGATGGTGCTAGGCGGCGACATCGCCGACCAGCGGCACCGCCGCGACGTCTGCACGCGGATCGCCTACATGCCGCAGGGGCTGGGCAAGAACCTGTACCCCGAGCTGAGCGTCTACGAGAACATCGACTTCTTCGCCCGCCTCTTCGGCCTCTCGACGGCCGAGCGTCGCGAGCGGATCCCCGCGCTCCTGGAGGCGACCGGCCTGGGCCCGTTCCCCCAGAGGCCGGCCGGCAAGCTCTCGGGCGGCATGAAGCAGAAGGTGAGCCTCTGCGGGGCGCTCATCCACGACCCCGACCTGCTGATCCTGGACGAGCCGACGACCGGCGTCGACCCGCTCTCGCGCCGCCAGTTCTGGACCCTGATCGACACCATCCGCGCCACGCGTCCGGGCATGAGCGTGCTGGTCTCGACGGCCTACATGGACGAGGCCCAGCGGTTCGACTGGCTGATGGCCATGGACGCCGGCCGCATCATGGCGACCGGCACCGTCGCCGAGATCCTGGAGCGCACGGGCGCCGACGACCTCGAAGCCGCGTTCGTCGCCCTGCTGCCCGAGGAGAAGCGCGGCGGCCGGACCAAGCTGACGATCCCGCCGCGAGTCGAATCCGAGGGCGGTCCGGCCATCGTCGCGAAGAACCTGACGAAGAAGTTCGGCGGCTTCACGGCCGTCGACGACGTCAGCTTCACCATCCCTCGGGGCGAGATCTTCGGCTTCCTCGGCTCCAACGGCTGCGGCAAGTCGACCACGATGAAGATGCTCACCGGGCTGCTCCCCGCGACGTCGGGCGAGGCGCTCCTGTTCGGCAAGACCATCGACGCCGGCAGCGTCGAGGTCCGCAAGCGCGTCGGCTACATGTCGCAGGCGTTCTCGCTCTACGGCGAGCTGACCGTCTCGCAGAACCTCTGGCTGCACGCGCGGCTGTTCCACCTCCCGCCCGACCAGATGGGCCCTCGGATCGACTCCCTCGTCGATCGGTTCGGGCTGCGGCCCTATCTCGACGCCGCGTCGGAGCAGCTCCCGCTGGGCCTCCGCCAGCGGCTGTCGCTGGCCGTCGCGGTCATCCACCAGCCCGAGATCCTGATCCTCGACGAGCCGACCTCGGGCGTCGACCCGGTGGCGCGCGACGAGTTCTGGGAGCTGCTCATCGAACTCTCGCGGAACGAGTCGATCACCATCTTCATCACGACCCACTTCATGAACGAGGCCCTCCGGTGCGACCGGATCTCGCTCATGCACGCGGGCCGCGTGCTGGCCTGCGACGACCCCCGGACGCTCATCGCCGCCCGCAACGCCCCCGACCTGGAGACGGCCTTCATCGGCTACATCGAGGACGCCATCGGCGCGGGCTCCGAGGCCGGCAAGGACGAGAAGGCCCGCGAGGCGCTCACGAAGGCGCTCGCCTCCGACACGTCCGAAGGGCCCCACGCCGGGGCGGGCAACGAGTACCTCAGCCCGCGGCGGCTGCTCGCCTACAGCCGCCGCGAGACGCTGGAGATCCTCCGCGATCCCGTCCGGCTGGCCTTCGCGTTCGTCGGCTCGATCTTGCTGATGCTGGTCTTCGGCTACGGCATCACGACCGACGTCGAAAACATCCGCTACGCCGTCCTCGACGACGACCGCAGCCCGGCGAGCCGGGGGCTCGACGAGGCCTTCGACACCTCGCGATCCTTCTTGCGGAAGACGCCGGTCCAGTCGCCCGACTCGGCCGAGGAGCGGCTCAAGGCCGACGACGTGTCGATGGTGCTGGAGGTCATGCCCAACTTCGGCCGCAACTTGATCAAGGGCCAGTCGCCCGAGGCCCGCGCGACCATCGACGGTTCGAACCCGTTCCGCGCCGAGACGATCAAGCAGTACTCCGAGGCGACGCACCTGACCCACATGGAGGACGTCTACCGGACCGAGTACGCCGGCAAGACGATGGCCGTCTCGTCGACCATCCAGCCCCGGTTCCGCTACAACCCGTCGTTCGAGAGCGTCTACGCCATCGTCCCCAGCGTGCCGCCGATCTTGATGATCCTGATCCCGGCGATCCTGATGGCCGTCAGCGTGGCCCGCGAGAAGGAACTGGGGTCGATCGTCAACTTCTACGTCTCGCCGACGACCCGGCTCGACTTCCTGATCGGCAAGCAGTTGCCTTACCTGGCGATCGGCATGATCAACTTCGTCCTGCTCACGCTGGTCGCCCTGTTCGTCTTCGGGGTGCCGATCAAGGGGAGCGGGATCACGCTGGCGCTCTGCGCCGTGCTTTACGTCGCGGCCACGACGACGCTCGGCCTGGTGATCTCGGGGATCACGTCGTCTCAGGTCGCCGCCGTCTTCGTCACCACGATCCTGACGATGGTCCCCACGACCCAGTTCTCGGGCATGCTCCAGCCGGTCTCCACGCTGATCGGCGGGGCCCGGGTCGTGGGCTCGATCTGGCCGACCACGTATTACATGCACGCCAGCGTCGGGGCCTTCACCAAGGCCCTCGGCCCGCGGCTCTTGCTGAACGACGCGCTGGTGCTCGCGGCCTTCGTGCCGGCGCTGATGCTCCTGGCCGTCGCCGCGCTGCGGCCTCAGGAGGTCTAG
- a CDS encoding ABC transporter permease, translated as MESLGNIFWLGMKELRSLRSDKVLVIFVAYAFTLAIYTQAKGTSSEVYNASIGFVDEDNSTLSKKLIQAFYPPRFKAPVELKADEVDEALDSGRLMFVVEIPPRYELNLRAGREAEVSVIIDATAMLQASIGASYIQNIVTDQVSEFLSRSDATFQYPARLVTRKEFNPNGETSWFNSIVAMINQVTLLTTVLTGAALIREREHGTIEHLLVMPLTAFEIAVAKVWSNALVILCAVGASLTVMVSWILQVPIAGSPWLFMAGVVLYLFFATALGVFLGTIARTMAQFALLIILILIVLQLLSGGQTPVESQPAFLQKLTFFLPSRHFVSFSQAIIYRGAGFGAVWPNFLVVALIGAGFFAFAMGRFRQSISLSR; from the coding sequence ATGGAATCGCTCGGCAACATCTTCTGGCTCGGCATGAAGGAGCTGCGCAGCTTGCGCAGCGATAAGGTCCTCGTGATCTTCGTCGCCTATGCGTTCACGCTGGCGATCTACACGCAGGCGAAGGGGACCTCGTCGGAGGTCTACAACGCGTCGATCGGCTTCGTCGACGAGGATAATTCGACGCTCTCGAAGAAGCTGATCCAGGCGTTCTACCCGCCGCGCTTCAAGGCGCCCGTCGAGCTGAAGGCCGACGAGGTGGACGAGGCGCTCGACTCGGGGCGGCTGATGTTCGTGGTCGAGATCCCGCCGCGCTACGAGCTGAACCTCCGCGCCGGCCGGGAGGCCGAGGTGTCGGTGATCATCGACGCCACCGCCATGCTCCAGGCGAGCATCGGGGCCTCGTACATCCAGAACATCGTCACCGACCAGGTGAGCGAGTTCCTCTCCCGTTCCGACGCGACCTTCCAGTACCCCGCGCGGCTGGTCACGCGGAAGGAGTTCAACCCCAACGGCGAGACGTCGTGGTTCAACAGCATCGTCGCCATGATCAACCAGGTGACCCTGCTGACGACCGTGCTGACCGGCGCCGCGCTGATCCGCGAGCGCGAGCACGGCACGATCGAGCACCTATTGGTGATGCCGCTGACGGCGTTCGAGATCGCCGTCGCCAAGGTCTGGTCGAACGCCCTGGTCATCCTGTGCGCCGTGGGGGCGTCGCTGACGGTGATGGTGAGCTGGATCTTGCAGGTGCCGATCGCGGGCTCGCCCTGGCTGTTCATGGCCGGCGTCGTGCTCTACCTGTTCTTCGCCACGGCCCTGGGGGTCTTCCTAGGGACGATCGCGCGGACGATGGCGCAGTTCGCGCTTCTGATCATCCTGATCCTGATCGTGCTCCAGCTCCTCTCGGGCGGCCAGACGCCCGTCGAGAGCCAGCCCGCGTTCCTGCAGAAGCTGACCTTCTTCCTGCCGTCGCGGCACTTCGTCAGCTTCTCGCAGGCGATCATCTACCGGGGGGCCGGCTTCGGCGCGGTCTGGCCCAATTTCCTGGTCGTGGCCCTGATCGGGGCCGGGTTCTTCGCGTTCGCGATGGGGCGGTTCCGGCAGTCGATCTCGCTCAGCCGCTGA
- a CDS encoding ABC transporter ATP-binding protein: protein MPRSSPTKTRWFSDSEGRSRGVRKDRAKGVDPLIELRGVSLRFVNYSDKMYTLKRAVLELVLRRDRPVPNSEFWALRDIDLRIRHGERIGIVGSNGAGKSTLLRLLAKIYPPSTGTVEVRGMVAPLIEMGAGFNPELSGFDNILLNGAMLGFTRKQMLAKVDGIHEFTGLRDFADLPLKYYSSGMFARLAFGVATEIDPEILLVDESLGVGDAAFREKAKERIRGLMDRSHAVILVSHELGSLRELCDRGLWMHKGRLVADGPIDEILGAYIESTATPVPEPEPAAEPAEVSG from the coding sequence ATGCCACGTTCAAGTCCAACGAAGACAAGATGGTTTTCCGACTCTGAGGGCCGGAGCCGCGGTGTTCGGAAGGACCGGGCGAAGGGCGTCGACCCCCTGATCGAGCTGCGCGGCGTCTCGCTCCGGTTCGTCAACTATTCCGACAAGATGTACACGCTCAAGCGGGCGGTCCTGGAGCTGGTCCTCCGCCGCGACCGCCCGGTGCCCAACTCCGAGTTCTGGGCCCTGCGCGACATCGACCTGCGGATCCGCCACGGCGAGCGGATCGGCATCGTCGGCTCCAACGGCGCGGGCAAGAGCACCCTGCTGCGGCTGCTGGCGAAGATCTACCCGCCTTCCACCGGGACCGTCGAGGTCCGCGGCATGGTCGCCCCCCTGATCGAGATGGGCGCGGGGTTCAACCCCGAGCTGTCGGGGTTCGACAACATCCTGCTCAACGGGGCCATGCTGGGATTCACGCGAAAGCAGATGCTTGCGAAGGTCGACGGCATCCACGAGTTCACCGGGCTCCGCGACTTCGCCGACCTGCCGCTGAAATACTATTCCAGCGGCATGTTCGCGCGGCTGGCGTTCGGCGTGGCCACCGAGATCGACCCCGAGATCCTGCTCGTCGACGAGTCGCTGGGCGTGGGCGACGCCGCCTTCCGCGAGAAGGCGAAGGAGCGGATCCGCGGGCTGATGGACCGCTCGCACGCCGTGATCCTGGTCTCGCACGAGCTGGGATCGCTCCGCGAGCTCTGCGACCGCGGCCTCTGGATGCACAAGGGCCGCCTCGTGGCCGACGGCCCCATCGACGAGATCCTCGGCGCGTACATCGAATCGACCGCGACGCCGGTTCCCGAGCCCGAGCCGGCGGCCGAGCCCGCCGAGGTCAGCGGCTGA
- a CDS encoding ABC transporter permease produces the protein MDVCNETTTEAAASFPAPPSVRPSEVWRRRLEGDRVELIRFWPVVQNMVVQELRVRYQRSFMGFLWTLINPLLMMLVLSVVFSQLMRIPTENGSYTLFLLAGMVPWTFMAGAITESAVCIIQNEPLIRKIYVPKLVFPLVRVLINLVTGVLSLAALFILLVPLGARPSTAMLFLPAAIGLFFAFTLGLSLLVACANTFFRDCGHLVGVFIQAWYFATPIIYPVTQFEEPQRWRFWLNPAFYFIEIFHNVLCDGRWPQLSIVLIAAALATASLGIGYATFKSNEDKMVFRL, from the coding sequence ATGGACGTCTGCAACGAAACGACGACCGAGGCCGCGGCGAGCTTCCCCGCGCCGCCGTCCGTACGCCCGTCCGAGGTCTGGCGCCGCCGCCTGGAGGGCGACCGGGTCGAGCTGATCCGCTTCTGGCCGGTCGTCCAGAACATGGTCGTGCAGGAGCTTCGCGTCCGCTATCAGCGCTCGTTCATGGGCTTCCTCTGGACGCTGATCAACCCGCTCCTGATGATGCTCGTCCTGTCGGTGGTCTTCTCGCAGTTGATGCGGATCCCGACCGAGAACGGCAGCTACACGCTGTTCCTGCTGGCGGGGATGGTCCCCTGGACCTTCATGGCCGGGGCGATCACCGAGTCGGCCGTCTGCATCATCCAGAACGAGCCGTTGATCCGGAAGATCTACGTCCCCAAGCTGGTCTTCCCGCTGGTCCGGGTGCTGATCAACCTGGTGACGGGGGTGCTCTCGCTGGCGGCGCTCTTCATCCTGCTGGTGCCCCTGGGGGCGCGGCCGTCGACGGCGATGCTCTTCCTGCCGGCGGCGATCGGCCTGTTCTTCGCGTTCACGCTCGGCCTGAGCCTGCTCGTCGCCTGCGCCAACACGTTCTTCCGCGACTGCGGGCACCTGGTCGGGGTGTTCATCCAGGCCTGGTACTTCGCCACCCCGATCATCTACCCGGTCACGCAGTTCGAGGAGCCGCAGCGGTGGCGGTTCTGGCTCAACCCCGCCTTCTATTTCATCGAGATATTCCATAACGTCCTGTGCGACGGGCGCTGGCCGCAGCTCAGCATCGTGCTGATCGCCGCCGCGCTGGCGACCGCCAGTCTGGGGATCGGTTATGCCACGTTCAAGTCCAACGAAGACAAGATGGTTTTCCGACTCTGA
- a CDS encoding thiamine pyrophosphate-binding protein, translating into MTPKLNRRQAMETAAAAAGAVAVAVQTPDAEAGGRVELGRYAHRDGVRGRMTGAQAAAAAIRCEGTPCVFGIPGAQNNELWDAFKAYEVPYMLVAHEFSASIMADASARATGRPGVFSVVPGPGLTNCLTGLGEALYDGIPVVAVVTDIDRSANAPVGQVHGLMNEALLRPVVKALFVVRHQAEIPGTLFHAFRLAQAGEPGPVGVVIPYPFFADVWDYDQAPPPPMPVPFDETAYQRVVCHLQDKRKRIGIYAGLGCVEAGPALTAVAEMLQAPVATSVSGKGVIADAHPLAVGWGYGKQGTRAAEKAFKDVDVVLAVGVRYSEVSTANYAIPDIEVVHVDVNPNNMGKNVPTSHSLVSDSRVFLDRLLGDAATLRRPADPGLWSRIDRHRQVDRCIARTQQVTQCVDPMFFLSQLRCSLGPEELIFVDVTASTHWASETIEVQGTRRYFTPSDNQSMGWAIPAAIGAQRVRPDRRVVCVTGDGCFLMSAMEMSTAARLGLPVKFFVFDDGAYHYMQMLQEPVFRRTTATEIARVDYAAFAAGLGVGYNQIASNADVVPGLQRSFGLAGPILTHVIVSYDGREIRWLNALRTKYIGDLSNREKIRLAARVGVRAVTPRDDSD; encoded by the coding sequence ATGACGCCGAAGCTCAACCGTCGCCAGGCGATGGAGACCGCGGCCGCCGCGGCGGGGGCGGTCGCCGTCGCGGTCCAGACGCCCGACGCCGAGGCGGGCGGTCGCGTCGAGTTGGGCCGCTACGCCCATCGCGACGGCGTCCGGGGCCGGATGACCGGCGCGCAGGCCGCCGCGGCCGCCATCCGCTGCGAAGGGACCCCCTGCGTCTTCGGGATCCCCGGCGCCCAGAACAACGAGCTGTGGGACGCCTTCAAGGCGTACGAAGTCCCCTACATGCTCGTCGCCCACGAGTTCTCCGCCAGCATCATGGCCGACGCCTCCGCCCGCGCCACGGGCCGGCCCGGCGTCTTCTCGGTCGTCCCCGGGCCGGGGCTCACCAACTGCCTGACGGGGCTCGGCGAGGCCCTCTACGACGGCATCCCCGTCGTGGCGGTCGTCACCGACATCGACCGCTCGGCGAACGCCCCCGTCGGCCAGGTCCACGGGCTGATGAACGAGGCCCTGCTTCGCCCCGTCGTGAAGGCCCTGTTCGTGGTCCGCCACCAGGCCGAGATCCCCGGCACCCTCTTCCACGCCTTCCGCCTGGCGCAGGCGGGCGAGCCGGGGCCGGTGGGCGTGGTGATCCCTTACCCGTTCTTCGCGGACGTCTGGGATTACGACCAGGCCCCGCCGCCGCCGATGCCCGTCCCTTTCGACGAGACGGCCTATCAGCGGGTCGTCTGCCATTTGCAGGACAAGCGGAAGCGGATCGGCATCTACGCCGGCCTGGGCTGCGTCGAGGCCGGGCCGGCGCTGACGGCCGTTGCCGAGATGCTGCAGGCCCCGGTGGCGACGTCCGTCAGCGGCAAGGGCGTGATCGCCGACGCCCACCCCTTGGCCGTCGGCTGGGGCTACGGCAAGCAAGGCACCCGCGCGGCCGAGAAGGCGTTCAAGGACGTCGACGTCGTGCTCGCCGTCGGCGTGCGGTACAGCGAGGTCTCGACGGCCAACTACGCGATCCCCGACATCGAGGTCGTCCACGTCGACGTGAATCCCAACAACATGGGGAAGAACGTCCCGACGAGCCACAGCCTGGTCTCGGACTCCCGCGTCTTCCTCGACCGCCTTCTCGGCGACGCCGCGACGCTCCGCCGGCCGGCCGACCCCGGGCTCTGGTCGCGGATCGACCGGCACCGACAGGTCGACCGCTGCATCGCCCGCACCCAGCAGGTCACGCAATGCGTCGACCCCATGTTCTTCCTGAGCCAGCTCCGCTGCTCGCTGGGGCCCGAGGAGCTGATCTTCGTCGACGTGACCGCGTCGACGCACTGGGCCTCCGAGACGATCGAGGTCCAGGGGACGCGGCGCTACTTCACGCCCAGCGACAACCAGAGCATGGGCTGGGCGATCCCGGCCGCGATCGGCGCCCAGCGCGTCCGGCCCGACCGGCGGGTCGTCTGCGTGACGGGCGACGGCTGCTTCCTGATGTCGGCGATGGAAATGTCCACGGCCGCCCGGCTGGGCCTGCCGGTGAAGTTCTTCGTCTTCGACGACGGCGCGTATCACTACATGCAGATGCTGCAGGAACCGGTCTTCCGCCGCACCACGGCGACCGAGATCGCGCGGGTCGATTACGCGGCATTCGCGGCCGGCCTGGGGGTGGGATACAATCAGATCGCCTCCAACGCCGACGTCGTCCCCGGCCTCCAGCGCTCGTTCGGCCTGGCCGGGCCGATCCTGACGCACGTGATCGTCAGCTACGACGGCCGAGAGATCCGCTGGCTCAACGCCCTGCGCACCAAGTACATCGGCGACCTCTCGAACCGCGAGAAGATCCGCCTGGCCGCCCGCGTCGGGGTCCGGGCCGTGACGCCCCGCGACGACAGCGACTGA